Proteins found in one Streptococcus mitis genomic segment:
- the glgB gene encoding 1,4-alpha-glucan branching protein GlgB: MDKKKALETFMTGENFHLQHYLGAHREEKDSESGYTFRVWAPNAQAVHLVGDFTNWVENQIPMERNEFGVWEVFTSLAQEGQIYKYHITRANGHQLMKIDPLAVRYEARPGTGAILTEIPEKKWKDGLWLARRKRLSFEERPVNIYEAHAGSWKRNPDGSPYSFAQLKDELIPYLVEMNYTHIEFMPLMSHPLGLSWGYQLMGYFALEHAYGRPEEFQDFVEECHLNNIGVIVDWVPGHFTINDDALAYYDGTPTFEYQDHNKAHNYGWGALNFDLGKNEVQSFLISSIKFWIDFYHLDGIRVDAVSNMLYLDYDDAPWTPNKDGGNLNYEGYYFLKRLNDVIKQAHPDVMMIAEESSSATQITDTKDSDGLGFDYKWNMGWMNDILRFYEEDPIYRKYDFNLVTFSFMYVFKENYLLPFSHDEVVHGKKSMMHKMWGDRYNQFAGLRNIYTYQICHPGKKLLFMGSEYGQFLEWKSEEQLEWSNLEDPMNAKMKYFTSQLNQFYKDHRCLWEIDTSYDGIEIIDADNRDQSVLSFIRKGKKGDMLVCVFNMAPVERKDFTIGLPVAGIYEEVWNTELEEWGGVWKEHNQTVQTQEGLWKDYEQTLTFTLPAMGASVWKIKRRLKSDKTVTSKNQKGVENEE, from the coding sequence ATGGATAAGAAAAAAGCTTTAGAAACTTTTATGACAGGTGAGAATTTTCATCTCCAGCATTATCTGGGAGCGCATAGGGAAGAAAAAGATAGTGAGTCTGGCTATACTTTCCGAGTTTGGGCACCCAATGCTCAGGCAGTTCACTTGGTAGGGGATTTCACCAATTGGGTTGAAAATCAAATTCCAATGGAACGAAATGAATTTGGAGTCTGGGAAGTCTTTACTAGTCTTGCTCAAGAAGGCCAAATTTATAAGTATCATATTACACGTGCAAATGGTCATCAGCTGATGAAGATTGATCCTTTGGCTGTAAGGTATGAGGCACGACCTGGGACTGGAGCGATTTTAACAGAGATTCCAGAGAAAAAATGGAAGGATGGTCTATGGTTAGCTCGTAGAAAACGCTTGAGCTTTGAAGAGCGTCCTGTCAATATTTACGAGGCTCATGCTGGTTCTTGGAAGAGAAATCCAGACGGTAGTCCCTATAGTTTTGCTCAATTGAAAGATGAACTCATTCCTTACTTGGTTGAGATGAACTATACTCACATTGAGTTTATGCCTTTGATGTCTCACCCACTAGGTTTGAGTTGGGGCTATCAGCTTATGGGTTACTTTGCTCTAGAGCATGCCTATGGTCGTCCTGAAGAGTTTCAAGATTTTGTTGAGGAATGTCACTTAAACAATATTGGAGTTATTGTGGACTGGGTACCTGGTCACTTCACCATTAATGATGATGCCTTGGCCTATTATGATGGGACACCGACTTTTGAGTATCAGGACCATAATAAGGCTCATAACTATGGTTGGGGAGCACTCAATTTTGACCTTGGAAAGAATGAAGTCCAGTCCTTCTTGATTTCTAGTATTAAGTTTTGGATTGACTTTTACCATCTAGATGGTATTCGCGTGGATGCAGTTAGCAACATGCTCTATCTTGACTACGATGATGCTCCATGGACACCTAACAAGGATGGTGGCAATCTAAACTACGAAGGCTATTATTTCTTAAAACGTTTGAATGATGTCATTAAACAAGCTCATCCAGATGTGATGATGATAGCTGAGGAAAGTTCATCAGCTACTCAGATTACTGACACCAAGGATTCAGATGGTCTTGGGTTTGACTACAAATGGAATATGGGATGGATGAATGATATCCTCCGTTTCTATGAAGAAGATCCGATTTATCGTAAATATGACTTTAACCTGGTGACTTTCAGCTTTATGTATGTCTTCAAGGAGAACTATCTCCTACCATTCTCGCACGATGAAGTGGTTCATGGCAAGAAGAGTATGATGCACAAGATGTGGGGAGATCGTTATAATCAATTCGCAGGCTTGCGCAATATCTACACTTACCAAATTTGTCACCCAGGTAAAAAATTGCTCTTCATGGGTAGTGAATATGGGCAATTCCTAGAATGGAAATCTGAAGAACAGTTGGAATGGTCTAATCTAGAAGACCCAATGAATGCCAAGATGAAGTATTTCACTTCTCAGCTAAACCAGTTTTACAAAGACCACCGCTGTCTGTGGGAAATTGATACCAGCTATGATGGTATTGAAATCATCGATGCGGATAATCGAGACCAGAGTGTTCTGTCCTTCATCCGTAAGGGGAAAAAGGGCGATATGTTAGTCTGTGTCTTTAATATGGCACCTGTTGAACGAAAAGATTTTACAATCGGCCTTCCTGTTGCAGGGATTTATGAAGAAGTCTGGAATACTGAGTTAGAAGAGTGGGGCGGTGTCTGGAAAGAACACAATCAAACTGTTCAAACGCAAGAAGGGCTATGGAAAGATTATGAGCAGACCTTGACCTTTACCCTACCGGCTATGGGAGCTAGTGTATGGAAAATCAAGCGTCGCTTGAAATCTGATAAAACTGTCACAAGTAAAAACCAAAAAGGAGTAGAAAATGAAGAATGA
- the pulA gene encoding type I pullulanase: MFNYPMRIHYHRKNGEYDTCSFVKSQDQRIDLLTYKEDYFGALFSFEHPSAHALESLNFVVHTGQTSKEYAIRFNHYPLLTEVWILEGDDRIYYSENPAIASPFYKNQNPFAFDKAINSASFDHHWGYQGELGCRVEDNQAHFALWAPTATEVQVVIYESAANDAPVWKTFEMKRGNSYSYNHKDNTIGVWSLDVEEDLTGKAYQYQVQFPHHQTLTRDPYTIATSPDGKRSAILSHEEKQVEHFEVKHGSEATWRLENPCKAVICEMHIRDLTKSPTSGVDEDLRGTFLGAAQTGTVNQFGQSTAFDYIKKLGYNYVQLQPIADRHKEYDEDGNVTYNWGYDPQNYNAPETSLSTNPDDPAQVIRDLKTMVQAYHNAGIGVIMDVVYNHTFSVVDAPFQTTVPDYYYRMNSDGTFQNGTGVGNETASEHEMFRKYMIDSLLYWVQEYNIDGFRFDLMGIHDVKTMQMIRQSLDEIDPNIILYGEGWDMGTGLAPYDKAKKDNAYQMPNIGFFNDNQRDAIKGGEVYGAIKSGFVSGAAAEPILAKAILGSRELGTYTHPNQVLNYVEAHDNYNLHDLLATLHPDQSSEQIMRKVETATAMNLLMQGMAFMEIGQEFGRTKLVATGENGELTHDDRERAMNSYNAPDSVNQVNWDLINERQDSIDFIRQMIRLKTETSAFSYPTFEEIYHHVFVHSSHEHSGWIVFEIHGEEHLLVVFNAKGQDFQFENAGNLELLVTNSHLSDKDMVGGVSASVFKVL, from the coding sequence ATGTTTAATTACCCTATGCGCATTCATTACCATCGCAAGAATGGAGAATACGATACTTGCTCTTTTGTAAAGAGTCAGGACCAGCGGATTGATTTGCTGACCTACAAAGAAGATTATTTTGGTGCCTTATTTAGTTTTGAACACCCAAGTGCTCACGCCCTAGAAAGCTTGAATTTTGTGGTTCATACAGGTCAAACCAGTAAAGAATATGCTATCCGTTTTAATCATTATCCTCTTTTAACAGAGGTATGGATTTTGGAAGGGGATGACAGAATTTATTATTCTGAAAATCCTGCTATTGCCAGTCCTTTCTATAAAAATCAAAATCCTTTTGCCTTTGATAAGGCTATTAACAGTGCCAGTTTTGACCATCATTGGGGTTACCAAGGGGAATTGGGGTGCCGTGTAGAGGATAATCAAGCTCATTTTGCTCTCTGGGCTCCAACAGCGACAGAAGTGCAGGTTGTCATTTATGAATCAGCTGCTAATGATGCTCCTGTTTGGAAAACTTTTGAGATGAAGAGAGGCAATAGCTACTCTTATAATCATAAAGACAATACAATTGGTGTCTGGAGTTTGGATGTTGAGGAAGATTTGACTGGTAAGGCTTATCAGTATCAAGTCCAATTTCCTCACCACCAAACACTGACACGCGACCCATACACAATTGCGACCAGTCCTGATGGCAAACGTTCAGCTATCCTGAGTCATGAAGAAAAGCAAGTTGAACATTTTGAGGTCAAGCACGGTTCTGAGGCTACTTGGCGTTTGGAAAATCCATGTAAGGCAGTTATCTGTGAAATGCACATTCGTGATTTGACCAAATCACCGACCTCGGGTGTGGATGAAGATCTTCGAGGAACTTTCTTGGGTGCTGCTCAGACTGGAACGGTTAACCAGTTTGGTCAGTCAACCGCTTTTGATTACATTAAGAAGCTGGGCTACAATTATGTTCAGTTGCAACCAATTGCAGACCGTCATAAAGAATACGATGAGGATGGAAATGTAACCTACAACTGGGGTTATGACCCACAAAACTATAACGCACCAGAAACGAGCCTTTCAACTAATCCAGATGATCCAGCTCAGGTCATTCGCGACTTGAAGACCATGGTTCAAGCTTATCACAATGCGGGCATTGGTGTCATTATGGATGTGGTCTATAACCATACTTTCTCAGTTGTTGATGCACCTTTCCAAACAACAGTCCCTGATTACTATTATCGTATGAATTCAGACGGTACCTTCCAGAATGGAACGGGGGTTGGAAATGAAACAGCCAGTGAACACGAAATGTTCCGCAAGTATATGATTGATTCTCTTCTATACTGGGTACAGGAATACAATATTGACGGCTTCCGTTTTGATTTGATGGGGATTCATGATGTCAAGACTATGCAGATGATTCGTCAGAGTTTGGATGAAATTGATCCTAACATTATCCTTTATGGAGAAGGTTGGGATATGGGAACAGGTCTTGCACCTTATGATAAGGCCAAGAAAGACAATGCCTACCAGATGCCAAATATCGGTTTCTTTAATGACAATCAGCGTGATGCTATCAAAGGTGGAGAAGTATATGGTGCTATCAAGTCAGGTTTTGTCAGCGGTGCTGCTGCAGAGCCAATTCTAGCCAAAGCAATTCTAGGCAGTCGTGAATTAGGTACCTATACACATCCAAATCAGGTGCTTAACTATGTAGAAGCCCATGACAATTACAATCTTCACGATTTGTTGGCAACCCTTCATCCAGACCAAAGTTCCGAGCAAATCATGCGTAAGGTCGAAACTGCCACAGCCATGAATCTACTCATGCAGGGGATGGCCTTTATGGAAATCGGTCAAGAATTTGGTCGTACCAAACTGGTTGCGACTGGTGAAAATGGTGAGTTGACCCATGATGATAGAGAGCGTGCTATGAATAGCTATAATGCTCCTGACAGTGTGAATCAAGTTAACTGGGATTTGATTAATGAGCGTCAAGACAGTATTGACTTTATCCGTCAGATGATTCGATTGAAGACAGAAACCAGTGCCTTTTCTTACCCTACTTTTGAAGAAATTTACCATCATGTCTTTGTTCATTCATCACACGAACATAGTGGTTGGATTGTCTTTGAAATTCATGGGGAAGAACATCTATTGGTCGTCTTTAATGCTAAAGGTCAAGACTTCCAGTTTGAAAATGCTGGAAATCTGGAACTGTTGGTGACCAATAGCCATTTAAGTGATAAAGACATGGTTGGTGGCGTCAGTGCCAGCGTCTTTAAAGTTTTGTAG
- the ligA gene encoding NAD-dependent DNA ligase LigA has protein sequence MNKRMNELVALLNRYATEYYTSDNPSVSDSEYDRLYRELVELETAYPDQVLADSPTHRVGGKVLDGFEKYSHQYPLYSLQDAFSREELEAFDARVRKEVAHPTYICELKIDGLSISLTYEKGILVVGATRGDGSVGENITENLKRVKDIPLTLPEELDITVRGECYMPRASFDQVNQARQENGEPEFANPRNAAAGTLRQLDTAVVAKRNLATFLYQEASPSTRDSQEKVLKHLEQLGFVVNPKRILAENIDEIWNFIQEVGQERENLPYDIDGVVIKVNDLASQEELGFTVKAPKWAVAYKFPAEEKEAKLLSVDWTVGRTGVVTPTANLTPVQLAGTTVSRATLHNVDYIAEKDIRKDDTVIVYKAGDIIPAVLRVVESKRVSEEKLDIPTNCPSCDSGLLHFEDEVALRCINPRCPAQIMEGLIHFASRDAMNITGLGPSIVEKLFAANLVKDVADIYRLQEEDFLLLEGVKEKSASKLYQAIQASKENSAEKLLFGLGIRHVGSKASQLLLQHFHSIENLAQADPEEVASIESLGGVIAKSLQTYFATEGSEILLRELREAGVNLNYKGQTVVADAALSGLTVVLTGKLELLKRSEAKSKLESLGAKVTGSVSKKTDLVVAGADAGSKLQKAQELGIEVRDEAWLESL, from the coding sequence ATGAATAAAAGAATGAATGAGTTGGTCGCCTTGCTCAATCGCTATGCGACTGAGTACTATACCAGCGATAATCCCTCGGTTTCAGACAGTGAGTATGATCGACTTTACCGAGAGTTGGTTGAGTTAGAAACTGCCTATCCAGATCAAGTGCTAGCAGACAGTCCTACCCATCGTGTTGGTGGCAAGGTTTTAGATGGTTTTGAAAAATACAGTCATCAGTATCCTCTTTATAGTTTGCAGGATGCTTTTTCACGTGAGGAGCTTGAAGCTTTTGATGCGCGTGTTCGTAAGGAAGTGGCTCATCCGACCTATATTTGTGAGCTGAAAATCGATGGCTTGTCTATCTCGCTTACTTATGAAAAGGGGATTTTAGTTGTTGGTGCAACACGTGGAGACGGTTCTGTTGGGGAGAATATCACGGAAAACCTCAAGCGTGTTAAGGACATTCCTTTGACCTTGCCAGAAGAACTAGATATCACAGTTCGTGGGGAATGTTACATGCCACGCGCTTCTTTTGACCAGGTTAACCAAGCTCGCCAAGAAAATGGAGAGCCTGAATTTGCCAATCCTCGTAATGCGGCAGCAGGAACCTTACGTCAGTTGGATACAGCAGTAGTTGCCAAGCGCAATCTTGCAACGTTTCTCTATCAAGAAGCCAGCCCTTCAACTCGAGATAGTCAAGAAAAGGTGTTGAAGCACCTTGAACAACTAGGTTTTGTGGTTAATCCTAAGCGAATCTTGGCAGAAAACATAGATGAAATCTGGAATTTTATCCAAGAAGTAGGACAGGAACGGGAGAATCTGCCTTATGATATAGATGGAGTGGTAATCAAGGTCAATGACCTAGCAAGCCAAGAAGAACTTGGTTTTACCGTTAAGGCTCCAAAGTGGGCAGTGGCCTACAAGTTTCCTGCTGAGGAAAAAGAAGCTAAACTCTTATCAGTTGATTGGACAGTAGGTCGTACTGGAGTTGTCACGCCAACTGCAAATCTAACACCAGTACAACTAGCTGGAACAACTGTTAGCCGTGCAACCCTACACAATGTGGATTATATTGCTGAAAAAGATATCCGTAAAGACGATACGGTTATCGTCTATAAGGCTGGTGATATCATCCCTGCCGTTTTACGTGTGGTAGAGTCCAAACGGGTTTCTGAAGAAAAACTAGATATCCCTACAAACTGTCCAAGTTGTGACTCTGGCTTGTTGCACTTTGAAGATGAAGTGGCCCTGCGTTGTATCAATCCGCGTTGCCCTGCTCAAATCATGGAAGGTTTGATTCATTTTGCTTCTCGTGATGCTATGAATATTACAGGCCTTGGTCCATCTATTGTTGAGAAGCTTTTTGCTGCAAATCTAGTCAAGGATGTGGCGGATATTTATCGTTTGCAAGAAGAGGATTTCCTACTTTTAGAGGGGGTCAAGGAAAAGTCTGCTTCTAAACTGTATCAGGCTATCCAAGCATCTAAGGAAAATTCTGCCGAGAAACTCTTGTTTGGTTTGGGAATTCGTCATGTCGGAAGCAAGGCCAGTCAGTTGTTACTTCAACATTTTCATTCAATCGAAAATCTGGCTCAGGCAGATCCAGAGGAAGTGGCTAGTATTGAGAGTCTGGGTGGTGTGATTGCCAAGAGTCTTCAGACTTACTTTGCTACAGAAGGCTCTGAAATTCTCCTCAGAGAATTGAGAGAAGCTGGGGTCAATTTGAACTATAAAGGTCAGACAGTAGTAGCGGATGCAGCCTTGTCAGGTTTGACAGTTGTATTGACTGGGAAATTGGAACTTCTCAAGCGCTCAGAAGCTAAAAGTAAACTCGAAAGTCTGGGGGCCAAAGTGACAGGCAGTGTTTCTAAAAAGACCGACCTCGTCGTGGCAGGTGCAGATGCTGGAAGCAAACTGCAAAAAGCACAAGAACTTGGCATCGAGGTTCGAGACGAAGCTTGGCTAGAAAGTTTGTAA
- a CDS encoding MFS transporter has protein sequence MNRYALQLISRGAVNKIGNMLYDYGNSVWLASMGTIGQTVLGMYQISELVTSILVNPFGGVISDRFSRRRILMATDLVCGILCLAISFIRNDSWMIGALIFANIVQAIAFAFSRPANKAIITELVEKDELVLYNSRLELVLQVVSVSSPVLSFLVLQFASLHLTLLLDALTFFIAFVLVALLPKEEPMVQDKKPFTGKDIFADIKDGLHYIWHQKDIFFLLLVASSVNFFFAAFEFLLPFSNKLYGVEGAYATILTMGAIGSIIGALIANKFKSSMNTLLFLLILTGVGVFMMGLPLPNILTFSGNLICELFMTIFNIHFFTQVQTKIDGEYLGRVLSTIFTLAILFMPLAKGLMTFLPSVHLYSFLIIGLGVVALSFLALGYVRTHFEKET, from the coding sequence ATGAATCGCTATGCATTACAGTTGATTAGCCGTGGAGCTGTTAACAAGATAGGGAATATGCTCTATGATTATGGAAATAGTGTCTGGTTGGCTTCCATGGGGACTATCGGACAGACAGTTTTAGGAATGTATCAGATTTCTGAACTGGTCACATCTATTCTCGTAAATCCTTTTGGTGGAGTCATTTCAGACCGTTTTTCTCGTCGTAGGATTTTAATGGCGACAGACCTTGTTTGTGGGATTCTTTGTCTGGCTATTTCTTTTATAAGGAATGATAGCTGGATGATTGGAGCTTTGATTTTTGCCAACATTGTTCAGGCTATTGCTTTTGCCTTTTCTAGACCGGCAAATAAGGCCATTATCACAGAATTGGTAGAGAAGGATGAACTGGTCCTATACAATTCTCGTTTGGAGTTGGTCTTGCAGGTTGTCAGTGTGAGTTCTCCTGTACTTTCTTTTCTGGTCTTACAATTTGCAAGTCTCCATCTGACGCTCTTACTAGATGCTTTGACTTTTTTTATAGCATTTGTTCTAGTGGCCTTACTTCCAAAAGAAGAACCAATGGTTCAAGATAAGAAACCTTTTACTGGGAAAGATATTTTTGCGGATATCAAAGATGGCTTGCACTATATCTGGCATCAAAAAGATATTTTCTTTCTCCTGTTAGTGGCTTCCAGCGTTAATTTCTTTTTTGCGGCTTTTGAGTTTTTGCTTCCTTTTTCAAATAAACTATATGGAGTAGAAGGAGCTTATGCGACTATCTTAACCATGGGTGCGATTGGCTCAATTATAGGAGCACTGATAGCAAATAAATTTAAATCAAGTATGAATACACTTTTGTTCTTATTGATTTTAACAGGAGTAGGAGTTTTCATGATGGGTTTGCCACTGCCCAATATTTTAACCTTTTCTGGAAACCTGATTTGTGAACTCTTTATGACGATTTTTAATATTCACTTCTTTACACAGGTACAGACCAAGATTGATGGAGAATATTTGGGTAGGGTATTGAGTACCATTTTTACACTGGCAATTCTCTTTATGCCGCTTGCGAAAGGTTTGATGACCTTTCTTCCAAGTGTCCATCTTTATTCTTTCTTGATTATTGGACTTGGAGTTGTCGCCTTATCCTTCTTAGCTCTCGGATATGTTCGAACTCATTTTGAAAAAGAGACATAA
- a CDS encoding XRE/MutR family transcriptional regulator: protein MENLGKVFREFRTSGNYSLKEAAGGSCSTSQLSRFELGESDLAVSRFFELLDNIHVTIENFMDKARNFHNHEHVAMMGQIVPLYYSNDIVGFQKLQREQLEKAKSSTTPLYFELNWILLQGLICQRDSSYEMKQDDLDKVADYLFKTEEWTMYELILFGNLYSFYDVDYVTRIGREVMEREEFYQEIGRHKRLVLILALNCYQHCLEHLSFDNASYFESCTEKIIGKNINLYERNILHYLKGFDLYQKGQCREGCSQMQEAMHIFDVLGLPEQVAYYQEHYEKFVKD from the coding sequence ATGGAAAATCTAGGAAAAGTATTTCGTGAATTTCGGACAAGTGGAAATTATTCTTTAAAGGAGGCGGCAGGCGGGTCCTGTTCAACTTCTCAGTTATCTCGCTTTGAGCTTGGGGAGTCTGACCTAGCAGTCTCACGTTTCTTTGAGCTTTTGGATAACATTCATGTCACAATCGAAAATTTCATGGACAAGGCAAGGAATTTTCATAATCATGAACATGTTGCTATGATGGGACAAATTGTACCCCTTTACTATTCAAATGATATTGTAGGTTTTCAAAAGCTTCAAAGGGAACAACTTGAAAAGGCTAAGAGTTCGACGACTCCCCTTTATTTTGAGCTGAACTGGATTTTGCTACAAGGTTTGATTTGTCAAAGAGATTCGAGTTATGAGATGAAGCAGGATGATTTGGATAAGGTAGCAGATTATCTCTTCAAAACAGAAGAATGGACCATGTATGAGTTGATTCTGTTTGGTAACCTCTATAGTTTCTACGATGTGGATTATGTCACTCGAATTGGAAGAGAAGTTATGGAGAGGGAGGAATTTTACCAAGAGATTGGTCGCCATAAGAGATTAGTGTTGATTTTGGCCCTCAATTGTTACCAGCATTGTTTAGAGCATCTTTCTTTTGACAATGCAAGCTATTTTGAGTCTTGTACAGAGAAAATTATTGGTAAAAATATTAATCTATATGAGCGAAATATTTTACATTACCTAAAAGGTTTTGATTTGTACCAAAAAGGACAGTGTAGAGAAGGATGTAGCCAGATGCAGGAAGCTATGCATATTTTTGACGTGCTAGGTCTCCCAGAGCAAGTAGCCTACTATCAGGAACACTACGAAAAATTTGTCAAAGATTAA
- a CDS encoding ABC-F family ATP-binding cassette domain-containing protein: protein MIILQANKIERSFAGEVLFDNINLQVDERDRIALVGKNGAGKSTLLKILVGEEEPTSGEINKKKDISLSYLAQDSRFESENTIYDEMLHVFDDLRRTEKQLRQMELEMGEKSGGDLDKLMSDYDRLSENFRQAGGFTYEADIRAILNGFKFDESMWQMKIAELSGGQNTRLALAKMLLEKPNLLVLDEPTNHLDIETIAWLENYLVNYSGALIIVSHDRYFLDKVATITLDLTKHSLDRYVGNYSRFVELKEQKLATEAKNYEKQQKEIAALEDFVNRNLVRASTTKRAQSRRKQLEKMERLDKPEAGKKSANMTFQSEKTSGNVVLTVEDAAIGYDGEVLSEPINLDLRKMNAVAIVGPNGIGKSTFIKSIVDQIPFIKGEKRFGANVEVGYYDQTQSKLTPSNTVLDELWNDFKLTPEVEIRNRLGAFLFSGDDVKKSVGMLSGGEKARLLLAKLSMENNNFLILDEPTNHLDIDSKEVLENALIDFDGTLLFVSHDRYFINRVATHVLELSENGSTLYLGDYDYYVEKKSEVEMIQTEETLTSNQAKEPSPVNDYQAQKESQKEVRKLMRQIENLEAEIEELESQSQAISEQMLETNDADKLMELQAELDKISHRQEEAMLEWEELSEQV from the coding sequence ATGATTATTTTACAAGCTAATAAAATTGAACGTTCTTTTGCTGGAGAGGTTCTTTTTGATAATATCAACCTGCAGGTTGATGAACGAGATCGGATTGCCCTTGTTGGGAAAAATGGTGCAGGTAAGTCTACTCTTTTGAAGATTTTGGTTGGAGAAGAGGAGCCAACTAGTGGAGAAATCAATAAGAAAAAAGATATTTCTCTGTCTTACCTAGCTCAAGATAGCCGTTTTGAGTCTGAAAATACCATCTACGATGAGATGCTTCATGTCTTTGATGACTTACGTCGGACTGAGAAACAACTGCGTCAGATGGAGTTGGAGATGGGAGAAAAGTCTGGTGGGGATTTGGATAAACTGATGTCAGATTATGACCGCTTATCTGAGAATTTCCGCCAAGCAGGTGGCTTTACCTATGAAGCTGATATACGAGCGATTTTAAATGGATTCAAGTTTGACGAATCTATGTGGCAGATGAAAATTGCTGAGCTTTCTGGTGGTCAAAATACTCGTTTGGCACTGGCCAAAATGCTCCTTGAAAAGCCTAATCTCTTGGTCTTGGACGAGCCAACCAACCACTTGGATATTGAAACTATTGCCTGGCTAGAGAATTACTTGGTAAACTATAGCGGTGCCCTCATTATCGTCAGCCACGACCGTTATTTCTTGGATAAGGTTGCGACGATTACGCTGGATTTGACCAAACATTCCTTGGATCGCTATGTGGGCAACTATTCTCGTTTTGTCGAGTTAAAGGAGCAAAAGCTAGCTACTGAGGCAAAAAACTATGAAAAGCAACAGAAGGAAATCGCTGCTCTGGAAGACTTTGTCAATCGCAATCTAGTCCGAGCTTCAACGACTAAACGTGCCCAATCTCGCCGAAAACAACTGGAAAAAATGGAACGTTTGGACAAGCCTGAAGCTGGTAAGAAATCTGCTAACATGACCTTCCAGTCTGAGAAAACATCGGGCAATGTTGTATTGACTGTTGAAGATGCTGCTATAGGCTATGATGGGGAAGTATTGTCAGAGCCTATCAACCTAGATCTTCGTAAGATGAATGCTGTCGCCATCGTTGGTCCAAATGGTATTGGCAAGTCAACCTTTATCAAGTCTATTGTGGACCAGATTCCTTTTATCAAGGGAGAAAAGCGCTTTGGCGCCAATGTTGAGGTTGGTTACTATGACCAAACTCAAAGCAAGCTGACACCAAGTAATACGGTGCTGGATGAACTCTGGAATGATTTTAAACTGACACCAGAAGTTGAAATCCGCAACCGTCTTGGGGCCTTCCTTTTCTCAGGAGATGATGTTAAAAAATCAGTCGGCATGCTGTCTGGTGGTGAGAAAGCTCGTTTGCTTTTGGCTAAACTCTCTATGGAAAACAACAACTTCTTGATTCTGGATGAACCGACCAACCACTTGGATATTGATAGCAAGGAAGTGCTAGAAAATGCCTTGATTGACTTTGATGGAACTCTTCTATTCGTCAGTCACGACCGTTACTTTATCAATCGTGTGGCAACTCATGTACTGGAATTGTCAGAGAATGGATCAACTCTCTACCTTGGAGATTACGATTACTATGTTGAGAAGAAATCAGAAGTAGAAATGATTCAAACTGAGGAAACTTTAACTAGTAATCAAGCAAAAGAACCGAGCCCAGTTAATGACTATCAAGCTCAGAAAGAAAGTCAAAAAGAAGTTCGCAAACTCATGCGACAAATTGAAAATCTAGAAGCTGAAATTGAAGAGCTAGAAAGTCAAAGTCAAGCCATTTCTGAACAAATGTTGGAAACAAACGATGCCGACAAACTGATGGAATTGCAGGCTGAGTTGGACAAAATCAGCCATCGTCAGGAAGAAGCGATGCTTGAGTGGGAAGAATTATCAGAACAGGTGTAA